A region of the Myxococcus stipitatus DSM 14675 genome:
CACCCCATTCGCGCCGCCCCTCGAAACGGCGACGCCGCGACTGAGCACCCCGCTGGAGGTCTTCCATGGACGCCACGCACATCCCGGACCTCATCACTCCCGCGATTCCCGTCTTCATCCTGACGGTGGTGGCCGAGGCGCTGTGGGTGAAGAAGCTGCGAGACGAGGGACGCGACTTCGCGGGGCACACCGTGAAGGACTCGCTCGCCAGCCTCTCCATGGGGCTGGGCAACGTCTTCATCAACGTGGTGTGGAAGTTCGTCGCCTTCGCCGGCTACCTGGCGCTCTACAAGCTGACGCCGCTGCGCGTGGGCTCGGGCGTGCTGGCCTGGGTGCTGCTCTTCTTCGCGGAGGACCTCTGCTACTACTGGTTCCATCGCATCCACCACGAGAGCCGCTTCTTCTGGGCCTCGCACGTGGTGCACCACTCCAGCCAGCACTACAACCTGACCACCGCGCTGCGACAGACGTGGACGCCGCCGACGAGCTGGGTGTTCTGGGCACCGCTGGCGCTGCTGGGCTTCTCGCCCGTGATGATTGTCGTCCAGCAGTCGGTGAGCCTCTTGTATCAATACTGGATTCACACCGAGGCCATCGTCCGGCTGCCGCGCCCGCTGGAGTGGCTGCTCAACACGCCCTCCCATCACCGGGTGCATCACGCGTCCAACCCGCGCTACCTCGACAAGAACTACGCGGGCATCCTCATCATCTGGGACCGGCTGTTCGGCACCTTCGAGCCCGAGGTCGAGAAGCCCATCTACGGCCTCACCAAGAACCTCCAGACGTTCAACCCGGTGCGCATCGCGTTCCATGAGTTCGCCTCCATCGCGCGCGACGCGATGAAGCCGGGGCCGTGGAAGCAGCGGCTGGGCTACATCTTCCGCAATCCCGCGTGGAAGCCCGAGGCGCCGCGGTCCGCTCCGCCGGGCAATCCTCCCGCGTCGGAGCCGCTGCGGCCTTCGGCGTGAAGACCTCGCCCGGGTGGGGCGCGCGAGCCCCGGCTCGGGTGCGGAGTGTTGAGCACTGAGCCTTCCGGGAGTGCGCGGCCCTGGCGTGTTCGGCTTCCCTCGCGCGTGCGGAGGCGCTAAGCCAGCCGGCGGTTTTCGCGCGAGCAACCCCTGGGCGGTGGAGGAGCCATGACCGAGCGTGAGCTGTGGGAGCGGTACCAGCGGTATCTGAGCGTCGTCCCGTCGCTGGGGTTCTCCCTCGACGTCTCGCGCATGGGCTTCGCGGCGGACTTCCTGGAGCGGATGCGGCCTCGGCTGGAGGAGGCGTTCTCGCGGATGGAGGCGCTGGAGAAGGGCGCCATCGCCAACCCGGATGAGAACCGCCGCGTGGGGCACTACTGGCTGCGCGCGCCGGAGCTCGCGCCCGAGCCCGCGCTGTCGAAGGACATCACGAGCACGGTGGCGGACATCCACGCGTTCGCGCGCGAGGTGCACGAGGGGAAGCTCAAGCCCCCCAAGGCGCCGCGCTTCACGCACCTGCTCCTGGTGGGCATCGGCGGGTCGGCGCTGGGGCCGCAGCTGGTCGCGGACGCGCTGACGTCGAAGGCGGACGCGATGCAGGTGTCCTTCTTCGACAACACGGACCCGGATGGGATGGACCGGGTGCTGGGGCAGCTGGGCGCGCGGCTGGCCGAGACGCTGACGGTGGTCATCAGCAAGTCCGGCGGCACGAAGGAGACGCGCAACGGCATGCTGGAGGCGGAGCGCGCGTACAAGGAGCAGGGGCTCGCCTTCAACAAGCACGCGGTGGCCATCACCGGCGCGGGCAGTGAGCTGGACCAGCACGCGCGCAAGCAGGGCTGGCTGCGCACCTTCCCCATGTGGGACTGGGTCGGGGGGCGCACGTCGGTGATGTCCGCGGTGGGGCTGTTGCCCGCGCGGCTCCAGGGCCTGGACATCGACGCGATGCTCGAGGGCGCGCGGGAGATGGACGTGGCGACGCGGCAGCGCGACGCGGTGAAGAACCCCGCGGCGCTGCTCGCGCTGATGTGGTTCCACGCGGGCGATGGGCGCGGGCTGAAGGACATGGTCATCCTGCCGTACAAGGACCGCCTGCTCCTGATGTCGCGCTACCTCCAGCAGCTCGTCATGGAGTCGCTGGGCAAGGAGAAGGACCTGGACGGCCAGGTGGTGAACCAGGGCATCGCCGTCTACGGGAACAAGGGCTCCACGGACCAGCACGCGTATGTGCAGCAGCTTCGCGAGGGGGTGCCCAACTTCTTCGCCACCTTCATCGAGGTGTTGAAGGACCGCGACGGCGAGTCGATGGAGGTCGAGAGCGGCACCACGAGCGGCGACTACCTGCTGGGCTTCCTCCTGGGAACGCGCCGCGCGCTGTACGAGAAGGGCCGCGAGTCGCTCACGCTCACGGTTCCGGACGTGAGCGCGCGCACGGTGGGCGCGCTGATTGCACTCTACGAGCGCGCGGTGGGCCTGTACGCCAGCCTCGTGCACATCAACGCGTACCATCAGCCAGGCGTCGAGGCGGGCAAGAAGGCCGCGACGAGCGTGCTGGCGATTCAGCAGAAGCTCACGGCGCGGCTGCGCGAGGCCCGCGCGGACGCTCGCACCGCGGAGCAGCTCGCCGCGGACATCGGACAGCCCGATGAGGTGGAGACCGTCTACAAGGTGCTGGAGCACCTGGCCGCGAACCCCGGGCGAGGCGTGAAGCGGACCGGTGGACCGGGGCCCGCCGAGGTGCGCTTCCAGACGAAGTGAGTGATTCGAGCCCGGGACCTTCCAGCCCGGGCTCGCCCATCACCTCCGCGCCAGGAAGCTCCTCCCCGCTGACTTCCGGGTGAAGCTCACTGGCGCGGACCCATCACCCACTCAGCCAATGCCCCAGAGCTTGCGAGCCTCCTCGGCGATGACGTCGGGGTACTCCTCGGGGAAGAAGAGCTTCGCGCCGGGAATGCGGCGCACGCCACGGGACGCGCCGAAGGTCTGGTCGAGGTAGTCGGCGCTCGACTGCGAGAAGATGGTGTCGCCCGTTCCCCAGATGATGCGCGTGGGGACCTTGCACTTCTGCAGCTCGGGGCCGATGCCCGCCAGCGAGTTGGCCTCCAGCGCCAGCGTGTACGCGTGCGCCTGCGCCTTGCCGCGCGGCGTGCGCACCAGCGGACCGAAGTAGTACTCGATGGCCTCGTCCGTGGGGTTCGCCGGGTTCGAGAAGCACATCGCCCCGATGCCCTTGTCCGAACGCGCGAGCGCCTTGTCCGCGAGCCACGGCGCCAGCCACGCGTCCACGTACTCACCCGTGCGCGCCAGCTCGATGACCGGCAGCACCGCGGGAGGCGGGCACTCGCTCTCCACATCGCAGTTGGTCAGCAGCAGCGTGCGCACGCGCTCGGGATGACGGGTGACCAGCAGCTGCGCGATGGCGCCGCCGCTGTCGTTCGCGATGACATCCGCCGTCTTGATGGAGAGCCGGTCCATCAACTCGATGAGCATCTTCACCTGCTCGTCCGGCGAATAGCTCTGCCCCTCCGCGACCTCCGTGAAGCCCAGCCCCATGAAGTCGGGCGCGACACAGCGGCGATACGGAGACAGCCGCTCGATGGCGCCTCGCCACTGGAAGCTGTTCAGCGGAAAGCCGTGCAGGAACAGCGCGGCCTCGCCGGTGCCGCGCTCGATATAGGCGATGCGCCCGAAGCGGCTGTCCAGGTACTTGCGCGAGGAGTGATACGCCTCGGCGTTCAGCGTGCCCCCTTCCGGGGAAGCGCTCGCGCCACTCACTCCGCGAGGCATGCAGCCAGCGAGCGCGGTGGCGGCCAGTGCGGTGGTCGTGAAACCCAGAAACTCCCTGCGATGCATTGAACTCATGACAAAAGTCTTCCTGTAAGGGGTGCCAGCGGCCGTTCGGCCGTTCGGGGCGCGGACTTGTAACGAGCCACTCAAAAGGCCACTCGGGAAAAGTCACGTGCGCTGAGAGATCCCAGAATCGGAGACTCGAAGCCCACGATGCGAGACGATACGTCTCGTGTTGACATGAGGTTCCGGTGAGGCTACTTCTTCACGAGACGGCGCGTCTCGCGCCGCTCTTCTCGTAACCCATTGGAAAGAGGTCGTTTCATGCCTGGGGCAAGCAAGGTCTGGCTCATCACTGGAAGCAGCCGAGGACTGGGCCGGGCGTTCGCGGAGGCGGCCCTGGCGGCGGGAGACAGGGTCGTGGCCACGGCTCGGGACCCGGGCCGGCTCCAGGAGTTGATCGCCCGATACCCGGAGCACTGCGTGGCGCTGCCGCTGGATGTGACACATCGAGACGCGGTGTTTCAGTGTATCGAGAAAGGCATTGCGGCCTTCGGGCAGCTCGACGTGGTCGTGAACAACGCGGGCTATGGGCTGGTGGGCACCATCGAGGAGCACTCCGAAGCCGACCTCCGCGCGCAGATGGAGACCAATCTGTTCGGCGCGCTGTGGATGACGCAGGCGGTGCTTCCGCACCTGCGGGCGCGACGGACGGGGCACATCGTGCAGATCTCCAGCGTGGGCGGCGTTGGGAGCATGCCGACGTTCGGCGCGTACAACGCGAGCAAGTGGGCGCTGGAGGGCTTCAGCGAGGCACTCGCCGCGGAGGTGGCGCCGTGGGGGATTCGCGTGACACTCGTCGAGCCGGGCTCGTTCGCGACGGACTGGAGCTGGGGAAGCATGCGCTTCGCCGCTCCGATGCCCGCCTATGACGAGCTGCGCACGTCCTTGTTCGGCACGAGCCAGGTCCCCTGGGACTTGAGTCACCAGGCCCACGACACCAGTGCGTCGCCCGAGGTCGCCGCGCGGGAGCTGCTCGAGCACGTGAATCGCGAGACGGGCCCGCTGCGCCTGCTCCTCGGCGAAGACGCACCGGTCCAGGTGCGAACCCTCCTGGACGGACGCCGTGAAGACTATCTGCGCAACCCGCGCTTCCAGGCGCTGGTCGCTCGCTGAAGAGACGGGGGTCAGCGCGTAGACTGGCCTCATGGATTCACCCGAGCTGTTTCAACACGACCTCCGGCGCACCGTCGTCCTGGGCGCCTACCTGCGGCACTGGGGCATGCCGCTCGACCGGCAGCGCTTCTCCCGGGAGACGGACATCGTCGAGGTCTACCTGTTCCCCGCCACCGCGGAGTCACCCGTCGCACGCGTCGCCACCGTCGGTGCTTCCTCTTTCGCTCGGGAGGGAGGAACGCGCTCCGAGTTCCTGCTCGTGCTGTCCGCGGACCTGGGCGGCGCGACGTTCGAGGAGGTCGCCGGCTTCCTCATGGACTTCGTCCTCTATTCGCGAAGGGACGACGTGGAGGTGCAGCCGGGCCGAGCCGTGCCCCCGTCTCCCCTGGTGCCGAAGTCCTGGCCCACGCGCGCGCTCCTCGTGGACGAGGCCCTGGGCGAAGACGAGGAGTTCGAGCGGCTCCACCTCGGTCCGCAACACATCGAGCTGTGGTGGCTCGTGCCGCTGCATGAGGCGGAGCATGCGTTCATCCAGAAGGAGGGGTTCGACGCGTTCAGTGAGCTCCTGGACGCGAGTGAATCAAGCCCCGCGGAGGTCCACCGCCCCTCGCTCGTCTGAGGACTATCGCGCCGAGGCTTCTGTCCCCGCGAGCCCGGCCTTCTCGCGCTTGCACAGCTCCACCACCCAGTCCGAGGCCGCGCGCACCCGAGGGCTGCGCTGCAAGTCCTTGTGCAAGGCCAGCCACAGCGGGCGCTTTCCCAGGACACCCGCGCCCACTCGTGTCAGCCGGGTGTCTCGCTCTCCGGTGAGACAAGGCAGGAGCGCGACTCCGAGTCCCGCCGCCGCGGCCTCGCGCAGCACGGTGGTGCTGTTGCTCTGGAGCAACCTGCGGCCACCTTGGGTGAGGCGTGTGAGCTCCTCGGACTCGGGGCCCGAGGTGAGCGTCGTCCGGTAGGCCAGCACGGAGTGGTTCCGGAAGTCCCCCGGGCGAGGCGCTCCTCGACGCCGCAGGTACGCTCGCGCCGCGTACATCGCGAACGCCATGTCGCCCACCTTGCGAATCACCAGGGCATCCCCGCGAGGCGGAGCGATTCGCAGCGCCAGGTCCGCGTCCCCTCGCTGGAGATCGACCAGGTCCGAGCCGACGACGAGCTCCACGTTGAGTCCGGGATGGCGGGCATGCAGCTCCCCCAGGTGTGGAGCGAGCAGCGCCTGGGCCAGGTACTCGGTGGCCGCGATGCGGACGGTGCCCTCCGCCTTCTCCTCGCGGGACACGGCATCCGAGAGCGAGCGGAGCGAGTCCTCCATCTCCCGCGCGCGAGCCACCACGGCCTCGGCCTCCTCGGTGAGTCCCAGGGTGCGAGCGCCGCGCAGCACGAGCCGGGTCCCCAGGGCTTTCTCCAGGGCGGCGAGGCGGCGGCCCACCGTGGTGGCGTCCACTCGCAGCTCGCGAGCCGCTCCAGCGAGCGAGCCCTGGCGTGCCACGGCGAGCAGGTAGCGCAAGTCGTCCCATCGCATATCCATGCCTGCAATGGTGCAGCAAAGCCCTGCATTCCCGCAGCACATCCAGCGCTATCTCGTGCGACAGGAGCTGCGGCACCCACACAGCCCGGCGCGACCAGGAGCACACGATGTCGATGTCCATGTTTCATCCGACGACGCTGGAGCAGGAGACAAACCACCCGGAGCAGCGTCTGCCGGTCGAGGCCGCGCCGGCGGTGGAGTCCGGGGGCTCGCGTCCTGGGGTGGCGTTCCGCTTCCAGGCGAGGGATGGCTACTCGCTGGCCGCGACGCTCCATGAGCCCGAGGGCTCACAGCTGGGCGCCGTGGTGCTGGTGAGTGGAGCCACGGGTGCGCGGCAGCGGTACTACTCGCGCTTCGCGGCCTTCCTCGCGCAGCGGGGTTTTCCGACCATCACCTTCGACTACCGAGGCATCGGCGGCTCGCGTCCGCAGTCACTCGAGGGCTTCGAGGCGCGCATGGAGGACTGGGGGAGCCAGGACCTCGCGGGCGCCATCGACATGGTGCGCGAGCGGTATCCGAACCACCGGTTGCTCCTGGTGGGCCACAGCGTTG
Encoded here:
- a CDS encoding SDR family NAD(P)-dependent oxidoreductase, producing the protein MPGASKVWLITGSSRGLGRAFAEAALAAGDRVVATARDPGRLQELIARYPEHCVALPLDVTHRDAVFQCIEKGIAAFGQLDVVVNNAGYGLVGTIEEHSEADLRAQMETNLFGALWMTQAVLPHLRARRTGHIVQISSVGGVGSMPTFGAYNASKWALEGFSEALAAEVAPWGIRVTLVEPGSFATDWSWGSMRFAAPMPAYDELRTSLFGTSQVPWDLSHQAHDTSASPEVAARELLEHVNRETGPLRLLLGEDAPVQVRTLLDGRREDYLRNPRFQALVAR
- a CDS encoding suppressor of fused domain protein — its product is MDSPELFQHDLRRTVVLGAYLRHWGMPLDRQRFSRETDIVEVYLFPATAESPVARVATVGASSFAREGGTRSEFLLVLSADLGGATFEEVAGFLMDFVLYSRRDDVEVQPGRAVPPSPLVPKSWPTRALLVDEALGEDEEFERLHLGPQHIELWWLVPLHEAEHAFIQKEGFDAFSELLDASESSPAEVHRPSLV
- a CDS encoding sterol desaturase family protein; translated protein: MDATHIPDLITPAIPVFILTVVAEALWVKKLRDEGRDFAGHTVKDSLASLSMGLGNVFINVVWKFVAFAGYLALYKLTPLRVGSGVLAWVLLFFAEDLCYYWFHRIHHESRFFWASHVVHHSSQHYNLTTALRQTWTPPTSWVFWAPLALLGFSPVMIVVQQSVSLLYQYWIHTEAIVRLPRPLEWLLNTPSHHRVHHASNPRYLDKNYAGILIIWDRLFGTFEPEVEKPIYGLTKNLQTFNPVRIAFHEFASIARDAMKPGPWKQRLGYIFRNPAWKPEAPRSAPPGNPPASEPLRPSA
- a CDS encoding alpha/beta fold hydrolase, whose product is MSSMHRREFLGFTTTALAATALAGCMPRGVSGASASPEGGTLNAEAYHSSRKYLDSRFGRIAYIERGTGEAALFLHGFPLNSFQWRGAIERLSPYRRCVAPDFMGLGFTEVAEGQSYSPDEQVKMLIELMDRLSIKTADVIANDSGGAIAQLLVTRHPERVRTLLLTNCDVESECPPPAVLPVIELARTGEYVDAWLAPWLADKALARSDKGIGAMCFSNPANPTDEAIEYYFGPLVRTPRGKAQAHAYTLALEANSLAGIGPELQKCKVPTRIIWGTGDTIFSQSSADYLDQTFGASRGVRRIPGAKLFFPEEYPDVIAEEARKLWGIG
- a CDS encoding LysR family transcriptional regulator, with product MRWDDLRYLLAVARQGSLAGAARELRVDATTVGRRLAALEKALGTRLVLRGARTLGLTEEAEAVVARAREMEDSLRSLSDAVSREEKAEGTVRIAATEYLAQALLAPHLGELHARHPGLNVELVVGSDLVDLQRGDADLALRIAPPRGDALVIRKVGDMAFAMYAARAYLRRRGAPRPGDFRNHSVLAYRTTLTSGPESEELTRLTQGGRRLLQSNSTTVLREAAAAGLGVALLPCLTGERDTRLTRVGAGVLGKRPLWLALHKDLQRSPRVRAASDWVVELCKREKAGLAGTEASAR
- a CDS encoding glucose-6-phosphate isomerase, whose amino-acid sequence is MTERELWERYQRYLSVVPSLGFSLDVSRMGFAADFLERMRPRLEEAFSRMEALEKGAIANPDENRRVGHYWLRAPELAPEPALSKDITSTVADIHAFAREVHEGKLKPPKAPRFTHLLLVGIGGSALGPQLVADALTSKADAMQVSFFDNTDPDGMDRVLGQLGARLAETLTVVISKSGGTKETRNGMLEAERAYKEQGLAFNKHAVAITGAGSELDQHARKQGWLRTFPMWDWVGGRTSVMSAVGLLPARLQGLDIDAMLEGAREMDVATRQRDAVKNPAALLALMWFHAGDGRGLKDMVILPYKDRLLLMSRYLQQLVMESLGKEKDLDGQVVNQGIAVYGNKGSTDQHAYVQQLREGVPNFFATFIEVLKDRDGESMEVESGTTSGDYLLGFLLGTRRALYEKGRESLTLTVPDVSARTVGALIALYERAVGLYASLVHINAYHQPGVEAGKKAATSVLAIQQKLTARLREARADARTAEQLAADIGQPDEVETVYKVLEHLAANPGRGVKRTGGPGPAEVRFQTK